From the genome of Nicotiana sylvestris chromosome 2, ASM39365v2, whole genome shotgun sequence, one region includes:
- the LOC104210655 gene encoding putative Peroxidase 48 isoform X1, with product MLNKNWALMAVFSFLVACIVTTMAAHAEIALGSASRLSMPLRYGYYDEKCEDIEKIVGSTMQRIVQLQHNVPAQLLRLLFHDCFIRGCDASVLLADSNENGTVEREAIPNRTLKGFDIIDMIKDEIEEECPGIVSCSDILVLATRDGIVLVQLESRIITRAQFWKYGNIHNQCIMAGGLYYPVLMGRRDSKESFFDETMAEIPRPNGNITETLRLFSLRGFDERETVALLGGHNIGKIGCEFIQLRFSNFMGTAIPSGFLEELMQKCPDDNSTIKKMFNEHTARGLSESAMSYSRTVSTFLVWNFI from the exons atgttgaacaagaactGGGCTTTAATGGCGGTTTTCTCATTCCTGGTTGCCTGCATTGTGACAACAATGGCAGCGCATGCAGAGATTGCCCTAGGAAGTGCCTCTCGTCTTAGTATGCCCCTCAGATATGGTTATTATGATGAGAAATGCGAAGATATTGAGAAGATTGTGGGGTCAACGATGCAGAGAATTGTGCAGCTGCAACACAACGTCCCAGCACAACTCTTACGCCTTCTTTTCCATGATTGTTTCATCCGG GGTTGTGATGCCTCTGTTCTTCTAGCTGACAGTAATGAGAATGGGACTGTTGAACGTGAGGCCATCCCGAACAGAACATTGAAAGGCTTCGATATAATTGACATGATAAAGGATGAGATTGAGGAGGAATGCCCAGGGATTGTCTCTTGTTCTGATATCCTTGTCCTTGCAACAAGAGATGGCATCGTTCTG GTGCAACTGGAGAGTAGAATCATAACCAGGGCACAGTTCTGGAAATATGGGAATATTCATAACCAGTGCATCATG GCTGGTGGTCTATACTATCCTGTGCTTATGGGCAGAAGGGACAGTAAGGAGTCATTCTTTGATGAGACAATGGCTGAAATTCCACGACCAAATGGGAATATCACTGAAACTCTTAGGCTGTTTTCGCTCAGAGGATTTGATGAGAGGGAAACAGTGGCACTACTTG GAGGACATAACATCGGGAAGATTGGTTGTGAATTTATTCAGCTAAGGTTCAGTAATTTTATGGGGACAGCTATTCCTTCTGGTTTCCTTGAAGAGTTGATGCAGAAGTGTCCAGACGATAACAGCACCATCAAAAAAATGTTCAATGAACATACCGCAAGGGGTCTGAGTGAGTCTGCTATGTCATACTCTCGGACTGTCAGCACTTTCCTCGTTTGGAACTTCATTTGA
- the LOC104210655 gene encoding putative Peroxidase 48 isoform X2 translates to MLNKNWALMAVFSFLVACIVTTMAAHAEIALGSASRLSMPLRYGYYDEKCEDIEKIVGSTMQRIVQLQHNVPAQLLRLLFHDCFIRGCDASVLLADSNENGTVEREAIPNRTLKGFDIIDMIKDEIEEECPGIVSCSDILVLATRDGIVLAGGLYYPVLMGRRDSKESFFDETMAEIPRPNGNITETLRLFSLRGFDERETVALLGGHNIGKIGCEFIQLRFSNFMGTAIPSGFLEELMQKCPDDNSTIKKMFNEHTARGLSESAMSYSRTVSTFLVWNFI, encoded by the exons atgttgaacaagaactGGGCTTTAATGGCGGTTTTCTCATTCCTGGTTGCCTGCATTGTGACAACAATGGCAGCGCATGCAGAGATTGCCCTAGGAAGTGCCTCTCGTCTTAGTATGCCCCTCAGATATGGTTATTATGATGAGAAATGCGAAGATATTGAGAAGATTGTGGGGTCAACGATGCAGAGAATTGTGCAGCTGCAACACAACGTCCCAGCACAACTCTTACGCCTTCTTTTCCATGATTGTTTCATCCGG GGTTGTGATGCCTCTGTTCTTCTAGCTGACAGTAATGAGAATGGGACTGTTGAACGTGAGGCCATCCCGAACAGAACATTGAAAGGCTTCGATATAATTGACATGATAAAGGATGAGATTGAGGAGGAATGCCCAGGGATTGTCTCTTGTTCTGATATCCTTGTCCTTGCAACAAGAGATGGCATCGTTCTG GCTGGTGGTCTATACTATCCTGTGCTTATGGGCAGAAGGGACAGTAAGGAGTCATTCTTTGATGAGACAATGGCTGAAATTCCACGACCAAATGGGAATATCACTGAAACTCTTAGGCTGTTTTCGCTCAGAGGATTTGATGAGAGGGAAACAGTGGCACTACTTG GAGGACATAACATCGGGAAGATTGGTTGTGAATTTATTCAGCTAAGGTTCAGTAATTTTATGGGGACAGCTATTCCTTCTGGTTTCCTTGAAGAGTTGATGCAGAAGTGTCCAGACGATAACAGCACCATCAAAAAAATGTTCAATGAACATACCGCAAGGGGTCTGAGTGAGTCTGCTATGTCATACTCTCGGACTGTCAGCACTTTCCTCGTTTGGAACTTCATTTGA